A window of the Miscanthus floridulus cultivar M001 chromosome 14, ASM1932011v1, whole genome shotgun sequence genome harbors these coding sequences:
- the LOC136505780 gene encoding large ribosomal subunit protein uL14mz-like, protein MAAFLRSKCPSVGCTLMGRLGNSLFGAANSSVEAVARPSHCDAISQQIRTFIQMRTNLKVVDNSGAKRVMCIQSLRGKKGARLGDTIIGSVKEAQPRGKVKKGDVVYGVVVRAAMKKGRSDGSEVQFDDNAIVLVNNKGELIGTRVFGPVPHELRKKKHLKILALAEHIV, encoded by the exons ATGGCAGCATTCCTGAGGTCAAAATGTCCATCAG TTGGGTGTACTTTGATGGGAAGGCTTGGAAATAGTTTGTTTGGAGCCGCCAACTCTTCTGTTGAGGCAGTAGCAAGACCTTCTCATTGTGATGCTATCAGTCAG CAAATCAGAACATTCATCCAGATGAGGACCAACCTCAAGGTCGTGGATAACTCTGGGGCCAAGCGGGTTATGTGCATACAGTCCTTGAGGGGGAAGAAAGGAGCAAGGCTTGGGGACACCATCATTGGATCTGTCAAGGAGGCCCAGCCTCGTGGTAAGGTCAAGAAAGGAGACGTCGTCTATGGAGTGGTCGTCCGCGCTGCCATGAAGAAAGGACGCAGCGACGGCAGCGAGGTCCAGTTTGACGACAACGCGATAGTCCTCGTGAACAACAAGGGCGAGCTGATCGGCACCCGTGTCTTCGGTCCCGTGCCCCATGAGCTGAGAAAGAAGAAGCACCTCAAGATTCTGGCGCTGGCTGAGCACATCGTTTGA